The following proteins are co-located in the Candidatus Paceibacterota bacterium genome:
- a CDS encoding class I SAM-dependent methyltransferase codes for MLYKLRVLALNNRFLKRVIRKSSKIVLGKDMTNDAFDNASLVRKYASGKSFADIGALWGVHGANTFAAEEAGAIRSVAVDVYPESKEFIEAKKKRGSKVEFIQGDINSAETIKKIGACDVVLCAGVLYHTPDPSHMLMRLRAITKETFILNTASIPEMKGLSNAAVFYPFLNENQRKVWQRGIGMQRAITGPYEPQEGYANWFWGMTPSCLESLLNCAGFDVVEKYIFNFRCVFVCKAAPVKFVPESGEWTTPKDAAAIKFR; via the coding sequence ATGCTCTACAAACTCCGCGTCCTGGCCCTTAATAACCGATTCCTGAAAAGAGTCATCCGAAAATCGTCCAAGATCGTCCTCGGCAAAGACATGACCAACGACGCATTCGACAATGCGTCTCTCGTCAGAAAATACGCCTCCGGCAAGTCGTTCGCAGACATCGGCGCGCTCTGGGGCGTCCACGGAGCGAATACGTTCGCAGCAGAAGAAGCAGGCGCGATCCGGTCAGTCGCCGTCGACGTTTACCCTGAAAGCAAGGAATTCATAGAAGCGAAGAAAAAGCGCGGCTCGAAGGTCGAATTCATCCAAGGCGACATCAATTCCGCCGAGACGATAAAAAAGATCGGTGCATGCGACGTCGTCCTCTGCGCAGGCGTGCTCTATCACACTCCTGATCCGTCCCATATGCTCATGAGGCTCCGCGCGATCACCAAAGAGACGTTTATCCTGAACACTGCCTCCATCCCTGAGATGAAGGGTCTCAGCAATGCGGCCGTATTCTACCCATTCCTCAACGAAAACCAGCGAAAGGTATGGCAGCGCGGTATCGGCATGCAGAGGGCTATTACAGGCCCTTACGAGCCTCAGGAAGGCTATGCCAATTGGTTCTGGGGCATGACGCCCTCATGCCTTGAATCCCTCCTCAACTGCGCCGGATTCGATGTCGTTGAAAAATATATATTCAATTTTAGATGCGTATTCGTCTGCAAGGCCGCTCCGGTCAAATTCGTCCCTGAATCGGGCGAGTGGACGACACCAAAAGACGCCGCAGCGATAAAATTCAGATAA
- a CDS encoding DUF268 domain-containing protein has protein sequence MRESLKRFPPFKYAIVMARIFRVKPGFGSRIKNLSAYFSDYRKYRRLEKNPSFKVSTADLFPRIYDKTALTDIDPVYFIQGCWCAKKVFEAKPRKHCDVGSQALMVGIISQFVPTAMVDIRPLSVSIPGLSFVKGDITALPFKDGELESLSSICVIEHIGLGRYGDPLDQFGTEKSAKELSRVLAPGGSLYISVPIDRESKTYFNAHRAFTREQVISLFPGLKLQEESYVYGRDVERFCDAKKGFGTGLYHFQK, from the coding sequence ATGAGAGAATCCCTGAAGCGCTTTCCCCCTTTCAAATACGCGATCGTCATGGCGCGAATCTTTCGCGTGAAGCCGGGGTTTGGATCGCGCATCAAAAACCTTTCGGCGTATTTTTCCGACTATAGAAAATATCGAAGGCTCGAAAAGAACCCTTCGTTCAAGGTCTCTACGGCAGACCTCTTCCCCCGCATATACGACAAGACTGCCCTCACCGATATCGATCCGGTCTATTTTATCCAGGGATGCTGGTGCGCAAAGAAAGTCTTCGAAGCGAAGCCTCGAAAGCACTGCGATGTCGGTTCGCAAGCATTGATGGTAGGCATAATCTCCCAATTCGTGCCGACGGCGATGGTAGACATCCGCCCTCTCTCCGTCTCTATTCCCGGCCTCTCATTCGTTAAAGGCGATATAACCGCGCTTCCCTTCAAAGACGGCGAGCTCGAGTCGCTTTCTTCGATCTGCGTCATCGAGCATATCGGTCTCGGCCGCTACGGCGACCCGCTCGACCAATTCGGCACCGAAAAATCGGCGAAGGAACTCTCCCGCGTGCTCGCCCCCGGCGGATCGCTCTATATATCCGTGCCCATAGACCGTGAGAGCAAAACATACTTCAACGCGCACCGCGCATTCACGCGCGAGCAAGTCATATCCCTCTTCCCTGGATTGAAGCTGCAGGAAGAAAGCTACGTTTACGGAAGAGACGTCGAAAGATTCTGCGACGCGAAAAAAGGGTTCGGCACCGGCCTCTATCATTTCCAAAAATAA
- a CDS encoding NAD-dependent epimerase/dehydratase family protein, which produces MNTLADLIYKDAESIAEATDLSSLQGKSVLITGITGLVGTYFAASLKQAEANGIAVKVIAVVHNAPDAYFKELLPKGSEIIAGDLTDPAFLQSLPSADIVIHAAGYGQPGKFLSDPVKTLALNTLATSMLAEKVKTGGKFLFVSTSEIYSGSKNVPYKETDIGTTGPEHPRACYIEGKRSGEAIADAYRAKGLDAKAARLSLAYGPGTKKGDQRVLNSFIEKALNGEIAMMDSGAAKRTYCYVTDAVEMMWKILLSGKEFVYNVGGESKTTIAELAAKIGGIAGAPVKAGASAQALGGAPEDVWLDLSKAKKEFSKTDFVGLDAGLARTIEWQRILYGKTK; this is translated from the coding sequence ATGAATACTCTCGCAGACCTCATATATAAAGACGCGGAAAGTATCGCCGAGGCTACAGACCTTTCGTCGCTTCAAGGTAAAAGCGTGCTCATCACGGGCATAACCGGCCTCGTCGGCACATATTTCGCCGCTTCCTTGAAACAGGCTGAAGCGAACGGTATCGCGGTCAAGGTCATCGCAGTGGTCCACAATGCTCCGGACGCCTATTTCAAAGAGCTCCTGCCGAAAGGCTCGGAGATCATTGCCGGAGACCTCACCGATCCCGCATTCCTTCAAAGCCTCCCGTCCGCCGATATCGTCATACACGCCGCGGGATACGGCCAACCGGGAAAGTTCCTCTCGGATCCGGTAAAGACGCTGGCGCTCAATACGCTCGCGACGTCCATGCTCGCGGAAAAGGTTAAGACCGGCGGCAAATTCCTCTTCGTATCGACGAGCGAGATATACAGCGGCTCGAAGAACGTTCCCTACAAGGAAACGGACATAGGGACGACGGGTCCCGAACATCCACGCGCGTGCTATATCGAAGGCAAGCGTTCGGGCGAAGCGATCGCCGATGCGTATCGGGCGAAAGGATTGGACGCCAAAGCGGCCCGCCTCTCCCTCGCCTACGGACCGGGAACCAAGAAAGGCGACCAGCGCGTGCTCAATTCATTCATCGAAAAAGCCCTGAACGGCGAGATAGCCATGATGGATAGCGGCGCGGCGAAGAGGACGTATTGCTATGTCACCGATGCGGTAGAGATGATGTGGAAGATACTGCTTTCGGGCAAGGAATTCGTCTATAACGTGGGCGGAGAGAGCAAGACCACGATCGCGGAGCTGGCCGCGAAGATCGGCGGCATAGCCGGCGCGCCGGTAAAGGCCGGCGCTTCGGCACAGGCCCTCGGCGGCGCGCCGGAAGACGTCTGGCTCGACCTTTCGAAAGCTAAAAAAGAGTTCTCAAAAACGGATTTCGTCGGCCTCGATGCCGGTCTCGCGCGCACGATCGAATGGCAGAGGATCCTTTACGGAAAAACCAAATGA
- a CDS encoding transketolase, giving the protein MKHLKRKILEIATKSGEGHISTAFSILEILWVLYDRVLNISPETVSHPDRDRFVLSKGHASIGLYAVLAEKGFITEETLHSFGRFDSILGGHPDRTKVPGVETSTGSLGHGFPMAVGLALAMKIRKQKGRVYTIIGDGECNEGTVWESALLAPHQKLDNLCCIVDYNHSNDRSLVLGDVEAKFKSFGWHTIAIDGHDEEAIYKALTAKSERPIAVIAATIKGKGVKSMEHNPEWHHKSPKPEELEAFLKELI; this is encoded by the coding sequence ATGAAGCATCTGAAACGAAAGATACTGGAAATAGCGACCAAATCCGGAGAAGGCCACATATCTACGGCGTTTTCGATCCTGGAGATACTCTGGGTCCTCTATGACCGCGTCCTTAACATAAGTCCCGAGACCGTATCGCACCCTGACCGCGACCGATTCGTGCTTTCGAAGGGCCACGCTTCCATCGGCCTCTATGCCGTCCTCGCGGAAAAAGGATTCATCACCGAGGAGACGCTCCATTCGTTCGGAAGATTCGACAGCATCCTCGGCGGTCATCCGGACCGGACAAAAGTTCCGGGAGTAGAGACCTCTACGGGCTCGCTCGGCCATGGCTTCCCTATGGCAGTCGGCCTCGCTCTGGCGATGAAGATACGGAAGCAGAAGGGCCGGGTCTATACCATCATAGGCGACGGCGAGTGCAATGAGGGTACGGTATGGGAATCCGCGCTCCTTGCGCCCCACCAAAAGCTCGACAACCTCTGCTGCATCGTCGACTACAACCACTCGAATGACCGCTCGCTCGTGCTCGGAGACGTAGAAGCGAAGTTCAAATCATTCGGCTGGCACACCATAGCGATAGACGGGCACGATGAAGAGGCGATATATAAGGCGTTGACCGCAAAGAGCGAGAGGCCCATCGCCGTCATCGCCGCCACGATAAAAGGCAAGGGCGTGAAGTCCATGGAACACAATCCGGAATGGCACCACAAATCGCCGAAACCCGAGGAGCTCGAAGCATTCCTTAAAGAACTGATATAG
- a CDS encoding glycosyltransferase family 2 protein, with protein sequence MSDKPLISVIIPVYNCEKTIAAALDSILRQTYDNLEVIVVDDASTDGTKKAVEAIAAQDSRAKLLSADNDPERFDAALNRNVNAGWSARNTGLREARGAYITFQDADDASFLNRIELQYSLLKKHGSTHLTIDWIQFDQDLVGKKAGLLENPEVIGPDALYAMSQRSKGFVAKISTRLNRIIPFHWKRKRIVNKLFFGSLENYPAAGNSPLFERTVIEKVVFRKLRDRVWPSFMGRGADKDFNFHVAETFRNSHVVLSPLYMWRVKDQNPRYLGGIKEIIM encoded by the coding sequence ATGAGCGACAAGCCTCTCATAAGCGTCATCATACCGGTTTACAATTGCGAGAAAACGATCGCGGCAGCCTTGGATTCGATCCTCCGTCAGACCTACGATAACCTCGAAGTCATCGTCGTGGACGATGCGTCTACCGACGGCACGAAAAAGGCCGTAGAAGCGATCGCAGCGCAGGATAGTCGGGCGAAACTCCTTTCCGCCGACAATGACCCTGAAAGGTTCGATGCCGCGCTGAACCGCAACGTGAATGCTGGCTGGTCCGCGCGCAATACGGGACTCCGAGAGGCCCGCGGCGCATATATAACGTTCCAAGACGCTGACGATGCGTCGTTCCTCAATCGCATCGAGCTCCAATACAGCTTGCTTAAAAAGCACGGATCGACGCACCTCACGATCGACTGGATCCAATTTGACCAGGATCTCGTCGGTAAAAAAGCCGGTCTTCTTGAAAATCCCGAGGTCATCGGACCGGATGCGCTGTATGCGATGTCGCAGAGATCGAAAGGCTTTGTCGCCAAAATCTCGACGCGCCTTAATCGCATTATCCCCTTCCACTGGAAACGAAAGAGGATCGTAAACAAGCTTTTCTTCGGTTCGCTGGAAAATTATCCGGCGGCGGGCAATTCTCCGCTTTTTGAACGAACGGTCATCGAGAAAGTCGTGTTCAGAAAGCTCCGCGACCGGGTATGGCCCTCATTCATGGGCCGCGGCGCCGACAAGGATTTCAATTTCCATGTGGCAGAGACGTTCCGCAACAGCCACGTCGTTTTGAGCCCCCTCTATATGTGGAGGGTAAAGGACCAGAATCCTCGTTACCTCGGAGGTATTAAAGAGATTATAATGTAG